The sequence below is a genomic window from Tubulanus polymorphus chromosome 1, tnTubPoly1.2, whole genome shotgun sequence.
ATACGGGCCACATAAAAGTCCAGGTTGTCAATATATATAGTTGGAAATTACCggtaaaaatatatatcggtTATTGAACTCTAAATTTGATTCGCACAATCGGACTGTGACGGCTGTGACAGAAATGTATTGGTATAAAAGACAAAAAATATCGTATGTTGCAAACAAAAAGGGATCTGGATTACAAGGGTCGAACTCCATCACACGCTATGTTACAATTATTTTGACACCTGATTTTTCTAACCGGATAAAAGTACTTAAAAGAGCAAAAGTCCATAGGCAAATTCACAAGGAATAAGCGAGGAGATATCGTACTTTATTCTTATTCTTGTCATTTCTCTTAAATTTTCAGGTGCCGGAGTATGCAAGGAAGAATGGGCAAGCGACTCGTTCCATTGTTCACCGTCTTCTCGTTATTTGCCATTATCGGTATGATCGGGTATCTACGAATAATTCCCCAACGCCAAGAAGCGTATCGTCTTGAAACATCTgacttaaatactgctgcagCCAAAACAAACGCCCGTACAGAAATGACAATCGAAATGAGTGGTAGACTTGGAAACAATATGTTCCAATATGCGGCCCTGCTCGGTATCGCCAAAGCAAGAGGCAATATTCCAGTGGTTCTCAACAAAGGCAACGAGTTAAGGGTAATATTTAATTTGTCGGCCAAGTTACTATCGGATAACGAATACAAACACCGAATTGGATATAGTAAAGATAATTACGTAGAGAATTGCTGCCTCTATAATCCGAATTTAATGAAGAATATTCCGATAAAAGGAAAATTCGTATTAAAAGGATTTTTCCAGAATTGGAAATACTTCCATCCGCATGTGTCCGAACAGTTACGCCGAGAATTTACATTTCGGAAAGTGATCGTCGACGCCGCAAATTCGTTCATCTCATCATCCAGTGCAGGTTTTAAACGAGAAGTACTTTATTTTAATAAACAAGCAAATTACGTGAAATCTTTGCGGAAAAGAAAAACGCGTTCAGATAAAGTAACATACGTAGGTGTACATGTTCGTCGTGGGGATATTACTAGCCACTATTACATAGAAGCTGGTATGAGGCAACCGACTatggattatttcaaaaaagcgATGGCGATAATGGAATCGTTGtatgaaaacgttttttatTTAGTATGCAGTGATGATTTGGATTGGTGCAGGAACAAATTCGGCCACATGAAAAATGTTGCCTTTTGTCCTGGTAAGGATCGTGTGGTCGACATGGCGATACTATCGCATTCAAATCATTCCATCCTGACTGTTGGATCGTTTGGTTTTTGGAGTGCCTTTTTGGCCAATGGAACAACCACATACTTCGGAAGCGCGCGGGCTCCTGGCTCTAGTGTTGATGTGGTTTTTAGTTACGCCCAATATTTCATGCCGAAATGGATCAAAATTCCATAATCCTCGAATCTCAATATCTACTTACGTCCACAATAAATATTTGctttacttgaaatatttactatgtatttgtacatTCTACAATACTAGATGATATATACATTTCGCAGCCAGAATGCATGTAATTTATTGCAAATccaaagaatgttaaagattTTTCTATTGTTATTCAAAAAGATCTATcgtattttgtatatattttacataAGTACTATTTTGTTAAATTCGGGGACGAATCTATGATGACGAGCATTCTCGATTCGAGGGTAGGGACCTCATAACATACCCAGAGAATTAAAACTTTCAAATATTCGCTAAAGAAGTGAAACCATAAGGATACAATGctacattttatatttcatttagcgTGATCAAAACCGGGGATCTGAACCGCCGCGTTATTCAGTTAAGAACCGAATACACAGCCGGTTCAAACTTCGAGAAAATGGAACAATTGTTTGTCGTTAATTTCAAGGTTCATGCGTAGAGGAATTCGGAGTATCAAACAATCAGTCcaattatacatatattttgatCTGAAACAGGTACCGTTCGGctattttcaataaatcgcACTTTATGTGCGGCCCGCTGCATACAACTAACCAGTTATTGCTTTGGCTCAAAATTTAGTGTCACGAATACATCGATTGATTTCTCTGGTACTGGACATAATGACTCAGATATCCGACGTCAGCAAAAGATATTAGATTATTTTATGTTCATTGTTGAAAACGACTTGAAGAGACGGGTTGAAATCGATCGGAACATGTAGATGAAATCTATCTTTATAATGGAGATTTGTGTTTCTTATAACCTAACTATCTGCACTCTTCATGAACTCAGCTTCTACCAAAACGCTGACGTTATTACAGCAATCAATACTGTGACTCAAGACCCTCTGGACGCTAAATTAACGAAAGGTTTTCTAGAAAAATTATTCCACCTCGGGATAAGTTGGGACCGCTAAAATCGGTCAGAGGTACCGGTAAGCGAACTCCGAGGTTAAGGTAGAACAATTAGTTGTCCATGTCCGAGTAAGCTGAGAGTTTACTGTTTTTACCCAATATATTATCAGATTGTTACGGTTCAAAAGAAATACAAAAAAGAACAACTTTGCTACGGATGAACATTTATTCGTCGTGCCAGAAGTACCAAAAAGTAATCAATAATGGCATAGAGTCTAATTCGTTTTTCGATTCGAATGATTATGTATATAACAATTATATTTTGACACTCGATAggaaaaaatgcaaaaatttACACAAAATAGTGACATGCAGCAGAAGTGATAAACAAACTTCAATGTGAAGTGAAAAACTCCTAATGCGCTTTGAGCTTCAACTTTTTTTCGCTTATTCAACAGTAATAAATCTATCAGATAATCAACAATAAATCAATGGGGCATTCATTAAGTATGCACACTGTCCAACgccaaggaaaaaagtataaaTTTCTCATTGAATCTCGGGCTTCTTTCCCATTCATGTCGTATATATAAGATACTGATAGGAACGCTCAGGAATTgacgattttattttattttttgtatatTAATCATGAGCCAAGGAAGGGTATGCTAGATTTcaagaaaattaaattaattttcttcattaGTTTTTGGATACGTGTATTTCGAATTCATTTACAATGCGTCTATGTAGTTTTCTGGCTGATCAGCTCAATGatcgttcattatagaatacGCCTAACAAACCATTACtataaaatctaaatcatttcCATGGATGTAattaatcaacatttattggcAAAGAGTTGATCGGttatgcaatatttttgattcaatGTGTGATTCACCCGCCAATCCAGAGATCAAATATAATGCTAAGTACATTCACAGATCACACACGTAAATAACATTGAATTTTGCATAGCTAAAATATGGATAAAAAACCAATAGACTGGGAATCTGAAGCTTGGAACAGCAGACAAAAATTTGATGACCAGAAATGTTCGAAACGAACAGGTTAAGAGTCTAGGTGTAGTAACCAGTTTCATATTAGTCTGATATTTTAGTGCAGGCAAAATGGCATTTATCACAAAACCGCTCCCTACACCCATATATGTAAGAGGAGAGTTCATAACCAAACAGCATCGGAAAAACAACTTTTGGATGAAAACATTATTTCGACAAGTACATCTACTAATGATCTTAGGTGGCTagaattattacatcattGATATTATCACCGATGAATACTTACTTACATCTCTATCACAATAAGTTCATGGCAGTTTTTATGCCATCTGTACAATTTTGATTACTATAGTGACAAACCTGGGCAAGTCTTCTCAGAAACATGAATAGCCTACAAACATTCTATACACATGTGTGTTATATACGATTTTATTTATACATACACGTCAATTCGAAACGAGTGAATtaacaaaatctaaaaaaaaagaagaaattactTCACTTTTTTGGATTCCATCAAAAAAGATCTCTGTTAATAGCAATTGAATTATGACATAAAACCGTTTTATTGCTTTACTATAAATACAATGTAACTTTAAAAGTACATGATGAAGTATAAAAACTGCTCTGGACACAACACACAGATCAGTTTATCCGCAAAATATTCAACTGTTTGTGCACGAGAAATCTTGAATAATTCATCGAATTAAAGCGATTCGTTAACTATAGCGACAATGTGAATAACAAAGAAACAGTCTATCTAAAAATCAATCATTGTCAACCACACAATACATACAGATTGTCCGATAGCTTGATGCAAAATTTCCACACGATTAATTAAATAATCGATAATCATTGATAATCATTATTCGGTCATGATGATTTTGAAAGCGATTTGATGTAAAAACGATTAACATATCATTTCATCAGAACAAAAGCGTTCAACAAAATCATTCCTCACTCTCGACTTTCCATCTCCAACATTCACTCATTCACTGACATACAACATCCATGCTAGTGAGCCTAATGAAAACTTTCGAAACAATTTGGCAAATAGTAAACATCAATTTTCCCTAAAAATCACATTAGATAGTTGGCCGCTAAGTGATGCACTGCAGTTTGCTTCAGCCAAAGCCTATATGTAATTTAAGAAATAGCTTATTTTTTACATACTCTCATTTGTCCATCCAACATCTATTTGAGCACCACAAACACACGTATGAAATACAATCGTATGATGATCTGGCGATCCAGCACCAAAAACAGCAATTAACACAATTAGAGTAGTTTTTATCATCGCAAATTATTATGCACTTTCATAACCAAAGGTGTAAATCAAAACCTACATGTAAGAGTTATGGTGAATGTTAAGTAATTTGATACTCAATATTATAcaaaagaatgaataaatctAAGGTATTTAATCTAAGTCATTTCTGCTGAAGTTGGAGCAAAAAGTGCcataaactgaattgaaaatcaatgccaaaatgctgaaaataatgaaataataataatgctgAAATAAGAGGACGCTAAAACACCCGTAGAATTGGCTCACTTCTAATGTGGTATTTCATTCAGCAGAGTTTGATGGTACCAGTCACTAATGAGAAAAGGTACTGGTAgtgattcaaaattttcaggtACAtggtattattatatatacgAACAATCCTATGAAAGCAGATCTGTTACTTTATACAACAACAGTGTAACGTGAGAGTTGATTTGAGATTAATTTGGAACATCATGACAGGTGTACAACCATTGGCTGAAGCGTGCCAGTGTCTCGGTGTACACCGCGTATAATCCAGGCCGCAGTGAACAGACGTAAGTACAACAACTTATCACAGAAATTTGCTGGTAAAACCTTGCTGAAACAATGCACGTCCATTCAAGCATGTGAAATAGCATTAACAGATAGAGCGTAAGGATCCAGTAATTGCTTTCTAGTTGGAGAAGGAGACCGCGAATGGTTCAAAGTCAAATTCAATGAGTTCCGACTTCCGAAGCGGTCTTTTGGAGGGGTCATGCTGCGATTATTACTGTCCATACTGGCAGAGCGATCTCGCACCGCGCCGGGAACTGATAACAGattatttttcgtttttgcacG
It includes:
- the LOC141914855 gene encoding galactoside 2-alpha-L-fucosyltransferase SEC1-like, producing MQGRMGKRLVPLFTVFSLFAIIGMIGYLRIIPQRQEAYRLETSDLNTAAAKTNARTEMTIEMSGRLGNNMFQYAALLGIAKARGNIPVVLNKGNELRVIFNLSAKLLSDNEYKHRIGYSKDNYVENCCLYNPNLMKNIPIKGKFVLKGFFQNWKYFHPHVSEQLRREFTFRKVIVDAANSFISSSSAGFKREVLYFNKQANYVKSLRKRKTRSDKVTYVGVHVRRGDITSHYYIEAGMRQPTMDYFKKAMAIMESLYENVFYLVCSDDLDWCRNKFGHMKNVAFCPGKDRVVDMAILSHSNHSILTVGSFGFWSAFLANGTTTYFGSARAPGSSVDVVFSYAQYFMPKWIKIP